From one Streptococcus pneumoniae genomic stretch:
- a CDS encoding ZmpA/ZmpB/ZmpC family metallo-endopeptidase, which yields MNQSSNQGMWNRLLKFSIRTLAVGAVSLAVGDFWCDSHTLTRVQADILEQKSEDISVTYQYVAESELTEQEKSLIQQGLPQNTNQDQIYYLVYRAKPLATLPKTSGNSAELSLALGAVFLVIGVASLSSRKSTTEKIILSLTLLTAGGVAMQLPTINALESKSLSGYQETFVLKKGEPLPKTAEIPNFSYVGYIKGSSSVEAKGELVNEPKTVKPSSTVKEDEQTSSQGKASSPASKEESQVKPNTPSVHEDTLAPTIPKPVEMPTHSVGEEPAPTVTLPTLEVPTEPHSSVGEAPAPTVALPTLEVPSEPHSSVGTESAPTVALPTLEVPSEPHSSVGSEPVPTVALPTLEVPSEPHSSVGSEPAPTVDLPTLEVPTEPHSSVGESPAPTVALPTLEVPSEPHLSVGSEPAPTVDLPTLEVPSDPHSSVGSEPVPTVALPAMEFPEEPHSSVGSKPAPTVALPILEVPEEPHSSVGEEAAPTVDLPTLEVPVEPHSSVGSEPTPTVALPILEVPSEPHSNVGSEPAPTVDLPTLEVPTEPHSSVGSEPVPTVTLPILEVPSEPHSSVGSESAPTVDLPTLEVPSDPHSSVGSDPAPTVSLPTFEVSEEPHSSVGDSPAPTVALPALEVPEEPHTSVGDSPAPTVDLPTLEVHSSVGSDPAPTVALSSLDPATIPNYSVGDVPPLVVEKPALNPDTLPPVVDKSALEMAQNLLETTLSSELDTKGYTADSIEKYEEAKTQAISLNQEAKEILLNEEVVQSQIDKAKVQVDLAFKQLEDSKEALVVDKSSLRKAKEELEHAITAVVDTKTKTKASVLRYEEALDAAKAEQEVADGVLSNPYATVAEVTQETPKVSLALANLLAAKAALEDKQVLPVPEISISSVVGHAAEKTVTVQPMIEQAVAYQSGKVQLYHGETLIAEKALSDLDNPVTFDQLSLNTPYQVILTIQYDTKDEEGVKTLSYDYRELVTLKDETPMSLELRDITSAELYGRRENETAFRSAGRLGTRRYVTLSERPSDLSQYFVKLKSQKQLEWLLPIASITEETKDGKAVYKITADLSELKQDTANHGNLEDGYSFYVPKVNTSQANVYTSFAALRKAILANPSGLFTLGADMTADEIALENGASSYFTGEFSGTLQGKDGHTYTIYDLKAPLFETLKGATIDHVALKDVAIRSSADIGALAKEAVNARVQHVAVKGNLEAKENVGGLVSKASQTNFTHVSFVGGITGKDSIRQSHSGGIVGQMTGGQIDRAVVHADMTVHSAFPTLNNNGLVVGKTENAVSLKHLYAKGSLLELNPLTNNPFIAGGIVGYLDGSLSDAISAVKVDRGNPVHGAQYYNEATMTNIYLVEGQTSIAADREKEQTGTLLAEADLEKKLSDFGLEVPAEKQTIEAVTNFSVLPHARKDHKIAYENLEKLLPFYNKEEIVRYGNLVDEKDKLATTELLSVTPFKVNEFLTENLSQPSDVIKILLIYKDKTSEYRNVTFQKTVSNGNIFEYQVEGTNLAYTPRSYKMDVQAILEKVLPEFKKVSVSSVKDLYEISTFDTLGLNETIQKVVETIEPELKKLLATSLHVGGTQELIHQHIANYLLENKERIVLGLAYLNRWYHIQIDQTNAKDLMVFHRDFLSGATISSLDKVLAVTDKIGYLMGFQVEETYQKVLAEKEEPKDIVSYLKAYRQILAPSLSNNDWLRQTSKAYIVEEKSLAQPDASVDLFDRLDKLGNQGKLILGLLTLPNKGVFVISTLSSIALGMYDRYMDMGLEKTNPEMFKTEIERVERDIQATAVRHRSYSDFWSRMLGADKERVRKDIFVWDQYMKRGKTSTNEWYASYGPNSTDAIRNFFGLLGYWKSGSGEIDNAGAYTIGSVPTIYNVQARMLSVDGAATYTHEMTHALDRNSYFLGYGRREHLAAEAYALGLLQSVHHSADAVIGFNNMGHLDYGLHNTESDRFKSDKDLQDYLHRQLDVVYTLNYLEGQSVLKLRKDQQKMILHQLTTDQSDDRYGRIYAGAISDEEWQKIHLKTFTDLIDHNLLSNRFEDSYDVNLINKQLSRNGYFVLPLFKPIYAASENFAGAPNPVLFREMAFNLLAEKGYREGFLPYVTNQLKAASEAAGHKVLTDQFIINKIYPDGQYPTITDFKKAMYQQRIDQLGNLKSISFRYDGKFYKDVDVARLQRMMDQAMQDDLQNYNFYNSWQSSVNKLKDAIYRAYFADTQEFMTSVYKDNA from the coding sequence ATGAATCAATCATCGAATCAGGGCATGTGGAATCGCCTTTTGAAATTTTCCATTCGAACTCTGGCTGTGGGAGCTGTATCCCTAGCTGTGGGGGATTTTTGGTGTGATTCACATACTTTAACACGAGTTCAAGCAGATATACTTGAGCAAAAGAGCGAGGATATTTCTGTCACCTACCAGTATGTTGCAGAGTCTGAGTTGACTGAGCAGGAAAAATCCCTTATCCAGCAAGGTCTTCCTCAAAATACCAATCAAGATCAGATCTATTATTTGGTCTATCGTGCAAAGCCACTCGCTACTCTTCCAAAAACCAGTGGAAATTCTGCTGAGCTTTCCCTAGCTTTAGGAGCAGTCTTTTTAGTCATTGGAGTAGCCAGTCTTTCTAGTCGAAAATCAACTACAGAAAAGATTATTCTTTCTTTGACCTTGTTAACGGCAGGAGGGGTAGCGATGCAACTTCCTACTATCAATGCCTTAGAAAGCAAGTCCTTATCTGGTTATCAAGAGACTTTTGTCTTGAAAAAAGGGGAGCCATTACCAAAGACGGCAGAAATTCCCAATTTTAGCTATGTAGGCTATATTAAAGGAAGTTCCAGTGTAGAAGCTAAAGGGGAGTTAGTAAATGAGCCAAAAACTGTGAAACCTTCTAGCACTGTAAAAGAAGATGAACAGACTAGCTCGCAAGGCAAAGCGTCTAGCCCTGCCTCAAAAGAAGAAAGCCAAGTAAAACCAAATACTCCTTCTGTGCATGAAGATACTTTAGCTCCTACAATCCCAAAACCCGTAGAGATGCCAACTCATAGCGTAGGCGAAGAACCAGCACCGACAGTAACCTTGCCAACTTTGGAAGTTCCAACAGAACCCCATTCAAGTGTGGGCGAAGCTCCAGCGCCAACGGTAGCTTTGCCGACTTTGGAAGTTCCGTCAGAACCTCACTCTAGCGTAGGAACGGAATCGGCACCAACGGTAGCCTTGCCAACCTTGGAAGTTCCGTCAGAACCTCATTCAAGTGTGGGAAGTGAACCTGTGCCGACGGTAGCTTTGCCGACTTTGGAAGTTCCGTCAGAACCCCATTCAAGTGTAGGAAGTGAACCAGCACCGACAGTAGATTTGCCAACTTTGGAAGTTCCAACCGAACCCCATTCAAGTGTGGGCGAATCTCCAGCGCCAACGGTAGCTTTGCCGACTTTGGAAGTTCCGTCAGAACCCCATTTAAGTGTAGGAAGTGAACCAGCACCGACAGTAGATTTGCCAACTTTGGAAGTTCCGTCCGACCCCCATTCAAGTGTGGGAAGTGAGCCAGTTCCGACAGTAGCTTTGCCAGCCATGGAATTCCCAGAAGAACCTCACTCAAGTGTAGGAAGTAAACCAGCACCGACAGTAGCTTTGCCAATTTTGGAAGTCCCAGAAGAACCTCATTCAAGTGTAGGCGAAGAAGCAGCCCCAACGGTAGACTTACCGACTTTGGAAGTCCCTGTGGAACCACATTCAAGTGTGGGAAGTGAACCAACACCGACAGTAGCTTTGCCAATTTTGGAAGTTCCGTCAGAACCTCACTCAAATGTAGGTAGCGAGCCCGCCCCAACGGTGGATTTACCAACTTTGGAAGTTCCAACCGAACCCCATTCAAGTGTGGGAAGTGAACCAGTACCGACAGTAACCTTGCCAATTTTGGAAGTTCCGTCAGAACCTCACTCCAGTGTAGGTAGCGAATCAGCCCCAACTGTGGACTTACCAACCTTGGAAGTTCCGTCCGACCCCCATTCAAGTGTGGGAAGTGATCCAGCTCCAACGGTATCTTTGCCAACTTTTGAAGTTTCCGAAGAACCTCACTCCAGTGTAGGTGACTCCCCAGCTCCAACGGTGGCTTTGCCAGCCTTGGAAGTCCCAGAAGAACCTCATACCAGTGTGGGTGACTCCCCAGCCCCAACGGTGGACTTGCCAACCTTAGAAGTTCATTCGAGTGTTGGTTCAGATCCAGCCCCAACAGTAGCTTTATCAAGCCTAGATCCAGCTACCATTCCAAACTATAGTGTTGGAGATGTTCCTCCACTAGTGGTTGAAAAGCCAGCGTTAAATCCGGATACTCTACCTCCAGTAGTGGATAAGTCAGCCTTGGAAATGGCTCAGAATCTCTTAGAAACTACCTTATCAAGTGAGCTAGATACAAAAGGCTATACCGCTGATAGCATCGAGAAATATGAGGAGGCAAAGACCCAAGCTATCAGCCTCAATCAAGAAGCAAAAGAAATTCTCTTGAATGAAGAAGTCGTTCAATCTCAGATTGATAAAGCCAAGGTACAAGTGGATTTGGCGTTCAAGCAGCTAGAGGATTCCAAGGAAGCTCTAGTAGTGGACAAATCGTCTCTTAGAAAAGCCAAAGAAGAGTTAGAGCATGCGATTACAGCAGTAGTCGATACAAAGACGAAAACAAAAGCCTCTGTACTTCGCTATGAAGAAGCTTTAGATGCAGCAAAAGCGGAGCAAGAAGTAGCAGATGGAGTCTTATCTAATCCTTACGCGACTGTCGCAGAAGTAACTCAAGAAACACCAAAGGTAAGCTTAGCACTCGCTAATCTTTTGGCTGCAAAAGCCGCTTTGGAAGATAAGCAAGTCTTGCCTGTGCCTGAGATTTCGATTAGCAGTGTCGTAGGTCATGCTGCTGAAAAAACGGTGACAGTGCAACCAATGATTGAGCAGGCAGTAGCTTACCAATCTGGAAAAGTTCAGCTCTATCATGGTGAAACCTTGATTGCTGAGAAAGCTCTCTCAGACTTAGATAATCCAGTTACGTTTGACCAACTTTCCCTCAATACTCCTTATCAGGTCATATTGACGATTCAGTATGATACTAAAGATGAAGAAGGAGTCAAGACACTTTCTTATGATTATAGAGAGCTTGTGACGTTGAAAGACGAGACTCCGATGAGTCTGGAGTTGCGTGACATCACCTCTGCTGAATTGTATGGTCGCAGGGAGAATGAGACAGCCTTTAGAAGTGCAGGACGTTTGGGAACACGTCGTTATGTGACCTTATCCGAAAGACCGAGTGATTTAAGTCAGTATTTTGTCAAGTTAAAATCTCAAAAACAACTCGAATGGTTATTGCCGATAGCCTCCATCACTGAAGAAACAAAAGATGGCAAAGCTGTCTATAAGATTACAGCTGATTTATCGGAATTAAAACAAGATACAGCAAATCATGGAAATCTTGAAGACGGATATAGTTTTTATGTACCAAAAGTAAATACCAGTCAGGCAAATGTTTACACTTCGTTTGCAGCTCTTAGAAAAGCTATACTGGCAAATCCATCTGGTCTCTTCACACTTGGAGCTGATATGACAGCTGATGAGATTGCTTTAGAAAATGGCGCTTCTAGCTATTTTACTGGTGAATTTTCAGGAACCTTGCAAGGAAAAGATGGTCATACCTATACGATCTATGACTTAAAAGCACCTTTATTTGAAACATTAAAAGGGGCGACGATTGACCATGTAGCACTCAAAGATGTAGCGATTCGCTCAAGTGCAGATATTGGCGCGCTAGCAAAAGAGGCAGTGAATGCAAGGGTTCAGCATGTGGCTGTAAAAGGAAATCTTGAAGCCAAGGAAAACGTCGGTGGCTTAGTATCAAAGGCTAGTCAGACAAACTTTACCCATGTTTCTTTTGTGGGTGGTATCACAGGAAAAGACAGTATTCGACAATCTCATAGCGGAGGGATTGTTGGTCAAATGACAGGGGGTCAGATTGATAGAGCTGTTGTGCATGCGGATATGACAGTCCACTCAGCCTTTCCAACGCTGAATAATAATGGCTTAGTTGTTGGTAAGACTGAAAATGCTGTTTCTCTCAAACATCTTTATGCCAAAGGTAGTTTGCTTGAGTTAAATCCTTTGACCAATAATCCTTTCATAGCTGGAGGCATTGTTGGATATTTGGACGGTAGCTTGAGTGATGCGATTAGCGCTGTTAAGGTTGATCGGGGAAATCCTGTCCATGGAGCGCAGTATTACAATGAAGCGACGATGACCAATATCTATCTCGTTGAAGGACAAACCAGTATTGCAGCCGATCGTGAAAAAGAGCAAACAGGAACACTTCTTGCCGAGGCAGATTTAGAAAAGAAATTATCTGATTTTGGCTTAGAGGTACCAGCTGAAAAGCAAACAATTGAAGCAGTGACGAATTTCTCTGTCCTACCACATGCACGAAAAGACCATAAGATAGCTTATGAAAATCTTGAAAAATTGCTTCCATTCTACAATAAAGAAGAGATTGTTCGCTATGGAAATCTAGTAGATGAAAAGGATAAGCTAGCAACAACAGAATTACTCAGTGTGACGCCTTTCAAAGTAAATGAGTTTCTAACGGAAAATCTCTCTCAACCAAGTGATGTCATAAAAATCTTGCTGATTTATAAGGACAAGACGAGTGAATACCGCAATGTGACCTTCCAAAAGACTGTGTCGAATGGCAATATTTTTGAGTATCAAGTAGAAGGAACAAATCTCGCCTACACCCCACGCTCTTATAAGATGGATGTGCAAGCGATTTTAGAGAAGGTTCTTCCAGAATTTAAGAAGGTGAGCGTATCAAGTGTGAAAGACTTGTATGAGATTTCAACCTTTGATACTCTGGGCTTAAATGAGACGATTCAAAAAGTTGTTGAGACGATTGAACCTGAGCTCAAGAAACTCTTAGCAACGAGTCTCCATGTAGGAGGCACTCAAGAATTGATTCACCAGCATATTGCCAATTATTTGTTAGAAAACAAGGAGAGAATTGTCCTTGGATTGGCTTATTTGAATCGTTGGTATCATATCCAGATCGATCAGACAAATGCGAAAGATTTGATGGTCTTCCACCGTGATTTCCTTAGTGGTGCTACGATTAGTAGCTTGGATAAGGTACTTGCGGTGACAGACAAGATTGGCTATCTGATGGGATTCCAAGTGGAAGAGACATATCAGAAAGTGTTGGCAGAAAAAGAAGAACCTAAGGATATTGTCTCTTATCTCAAAGCCTATCGCCAGATTCTTGCACCAAGTTTGAGTAATAACGATTGGCTCAGACAAACTTCAAAAGCCTATATTGTTGAAGAAAAATCACTCGCACAACCAGATGCGTCAGTTGATTTGTTTGATCGGTTGGATAAATTAGGCAATCAAGGCAAGCTCATTTTAGGGCTTTTGACCTTGCCGAATAAGGGAGTCTTTGTCATCTCCACATTGTCTTCTATTGCTCTTGGAATGTATGATCGTTACATGGATATGGGGCTTGAAAAGACGAATCCAGAGATGTTTAAAACAGAGATAGAGCGAGTGGAGCGAGACATTCAAGCGACAGCTGTGCGCCATCGTTCTTATTCTGACTTCTGGAGCCGTATGCTAGGTGCGGACAAAGAGCGTGTTCGCAAAGACATCTTTGTCTGGGACCAATATATGAAGCGTGGAAAGACATCGACTAATGAATGGTATGCGAGCTATGGTCCGAATTCGACTGACGCTATTCGAAACTTCTTTGGCTTACTTGGCTATTGGAAGTCTGGTTCAGGAGAAATTGACAATGCAGGAGCCTATACGATTGGTAGTGTGCCAACGATTTACAATGTTCAAGCTCGTATGCTAAGCGTTGATGGTGCAGCTACCTATACTCATGAGATGACCCATGCTCTGGATAGAAATAGCTATTTCTTAGGCTATGGTCGTAGAGAGCATTTAGCAGCAGAAGCCTATGCCTTAGGACTCTTACAGTCTGTTCACCATTCGGCAGATGCGGTGATTGGTTTTAACAACATGGGTCATCTGGACTACGGTCTTCACAATACCGAATCAGACCGCTTTAAGTCTGATAAAGATTTGCAAGACTATCTCCATCGCCAGCTCGATGTGGTTTATACCTTGAACTATCTGGAGGGTCAATCTGTCTTGAAATTGAGAAAAGATCAGCAGAAGATGATTCTTCATCAGCTAACGACGGACCAAAGTGATGATCGCTATGGACGTATCTATGCAGGAGCAATTTCCGATGAAGAGTGGCAGAAGATTCACTTAAAGACATTTACAGATTTGATTGATCATAATCTGCTTTCCAATCGTTTTGAGGATAGTTATGATGTCAATCTGATTAACAAGCAGTTGAGCAGAAATGGATACTTTGTCTTACCGCTCTTTAAGCCGATTTATGCAGCATCTGAAAATTTTGCCGGTGCTCCAAATCCAGTGCTCTTTAGAGAAATGGCATTCAACCTTTTAGCTGAAAAAGGCTACCGAGAAGGCTTCTTGCCGTATGTGACCAATCAGCTAAAAGCAGCATCTGAAGCAGCAGGTCACAAGGTCTTGACAGACCAATTTATCATCAACAAGATTTATCCAGATGGGCAATACCCTACAATCACAGATTTCAAGAAAGCGATGTATCAACAACGGATTGATCAATTAGGCAACTTGAAGTCGATCAGCTTTAGATATGATGGTAAATTCTATAAAGATGTGGATGTTGCTCGTTTGCAGCGGATGATGGATCAAGCCATGCAGGATGATCTTCAAAACTACAATTTCTATAATTCTTGGCAATCCTCTGTCAACAAGTTGAAAGATGCGATTTATAGAGCATATTTTGCAGATACACAAGAGTTTATGACATCCGTTTATAAGGATAATGCCTAG
- the pepT gene encoding peptidase T — MKYPNLLERFLTYVKVNTRSDETSTTTPSTQSQVDFAQNVLIPEMKRVGLENVYYLPNGFAIGTLPANDPSLTRKIGFISHMDTADFNAEGVHPQIIENYDGKDIPLGESGYHLSPKDFPNLSNYKGQTLITTDGTTLLGADDKSGIAEIMTAIEYLHTHPEIKHCEIRVGFGPDEEIGVGADKFNAEDFAVDFAYTVDGGPLGELQYETFSAASAEITFKGRNVHPGTAKNQMINALQLAMDFHAQLPREDRPEKTDGYQGFYHLMKVDGSVEEAHASYIIRDFETEAFENRKSLMEKIARDMNQTFDTERVILTLADQYYNMKQVIEKDMTPVTIAKEVMENLDIQAIIEPIRGGTDGSKISFMGIPTPNIFAGGENMHGRFEYVSLETMEKAVDVIIGITSYKSSI; from the coding sequence ATGAAATATCCCAACCTACTCGAGCGTTTTTTGACTTATGTAAAAGTCAATACTCGCTCTGATGAAACCTCTACTACCACTCCAAGTACGCAAAGTCAAGTGGATTTTGCCCAAAACGTCCTCATCCCTGAGATGAAACGAGTGGGGCTTGAAAATGTCTATTACCTCCCCAACGGCTTTGCGATTGGGACACTCCCTGCCAATGATCCAAGCTTGACCCGAAAAATCGGCTTCATCTCCCATATGGACACTGCTGATTTTAATGCAGAAGGCGTTCATCCACAAATCATCGAAAACTATGATGGAAAAGACATTCCTCTTGGTGAATCTGGTTATCACTTGAGTCCAAAAGACTTTCCAAATCTCTCAAACTACAAAGGTCAAACCCTCATCACAACGGATGGTACGACCCTGCTCGGTGCAGATGATAAGTCAGGAATCGCTGAAATTATGACAGCTATCGAGTACCTCCATACCCATCCAGAAATCAAGCACTGCGAGATTCGTGTAGGCTTTGGTCCAGACGAAGAGATTGGGGTCGGAGCAGATAAGTTTAACGCCGAAGATTTTGCTGTGGATTTCGCCTATACCGTGGACGGAGGTCCTCTTGGTGAGCTTCAATACGAAACCTTTAGTGCTGCTAGTGCTGAGATTACCTTTAAAGGACGTAATGTTCACCCAGGAACCGCTAAAAATCAAATGATTAACGCCTTGCAGCTAGCCATGGATTTCCATGCTCAACTGCCAAGAGAAGACCGTCCAGAAAAAACAGACGGCTATCAAGGCTTTTACCATCTCATGAAAGTAGATGGCTCTGTGGAGGAAGCCCATGCTAGCTACATCATCCGTGACTTTGAAACAGAAGCCTTTGAAAACCGCAAATCGCTTATGGAGAAAATCGCACGAGATATGAACCAGACATTCGACACCGAGCGCGTAATTCTGACACTTGCTGACCAATACTACAACATGAAACAGGTCATTGAAAAAGACATGACTCCTGTTACTATTGCTAAAGAAGTCATGGAGAATCTTGACATTCAAGCAATTATCGAGCCGATCCGTGGTGGGACAGATGGTTCTAAGATTTCCTTTATGGGAATTCCAACTCCGAATATCTTTGCTGGAGGAGAAAATATGCACGGACGTTTTGAGTATGTCAGCCTAGAAACCATGGAAAAAGCAGTCGATGTGATTATCGGAATCACGTCTTATAAATCATCAATCTAA
- a CDS encoding Cof-type HAD-IIB family hydrolase: MIQLIALDMDGTLLNEAKEIPQENIDAIHQALAKGVKLVLCTGRPLIGVKPYFEKLGLDAKHEYVIVNNGCSTHETSDWRLVDYQALNEDDIRYLAGIAKDSPVQFTLFDEEHYFVVDEPASDIVTHDASLVFTIPTEISLDEAISHQHTMFQGMFLAEKDILDQFEENYAEELCQRFNGVRSQPVIYETLPKGTSKASALARLAATLGIDPANIMAIGDANNDIEMLEFAGLGVAMGNASDTIKSIADAVTDSNEENGVATAIKQYILKENA, from the coding sequence ATGATTCAACTGATTGCCTTAGATATGGATGGGACTTTGCTCAACGAAGCTAAGGAAATTCCCCAAGAAAATATCGACGCTATCCACCAAGCCCTAGCCAAAGGTGTCAAGCTGGTTCTCTGCACCGGTCGCCCCTTGATTGGGGTCAAGCCTTATTTTGAGAAACTAGGACTTGATGCGAAGCATGAATACGTCATTGTCAACAACGGCTGCTCGACTCATGAGACGAGTGATTGGAGGCTCGTGGATTACCAAGCTCTCAATGAAGATGACATTCGCTATCTAGCTGGTATTGCTAAAGATAGCCCTGTCCAGTTTACCTTATTTGATGAAGAGCATTACTTTGTTGTGGATGAGCCTGCAAGCGACATTGTCACCCACGACGCTAGTCTTGTCTTTACGATACCAACAGAGATCAGCCTTGATGAGGCTATATCTCACCAACACACCATGTTTCAAGGGATGTTTTTAGCAGAAAAAGACATCCTTGATCAGTTTGAAGAAAACTACGCAGAAGAGCTCTGCCAGCGTTTCAATGGCGTGCGTTCGCAGCCAGTCATCTATGAAACCCTGCCAAAAGGTACAAGTAAAGCATCGGCTCTTGCTCGACTCGCTGCTACATTAGGCATTGATCCTGCAAATATCATGGCTATTGGTGATGCCAATAATGACATCGAAATGCTCGAATTTGCAGGTCTCGGCGTTGCTATGGGAAATGCCAGCGATACGATTAAATCCATCGCTGACGCTGTGACTGACAGCAACGAAGAAAATGGTGTTGCAACTGCTATTAAACAATATATTTTAAAGGAGAACGCATGA
- the lepA gene encoding translation elongation factor 4, translating to MNVEELKQRQEKIRNFSIIAHIDHGKSTLADRILEKTETVSSREMQAQLLDSMDLERERGITIKLNAIELNYTAKDGETYIFHLIDTPGHVDFTYEVSRSLAACEGAILVVDAAQGIEAQTLANVYLALDNDLEILPIINKIDLPAADPERVRQEIEDVIGLDASEAVPTSAKAGIGIEEILEQIVEKVPAPAGDVTAPLKALIFDSVYDSYRGVILQVRVMDGIVRPGDTIQMMSNGKTFDVTEVGIFTPKAVGRDYLATGDVGYIAASIKTVQDTRVGDTVTLANNPADAPLSGYKQMNPMVFAGLYPIESNKYNDLREALEKLQLNDASLQFEPETSQALGFGFRCGFLGLLHMDVIQERLEREFNIDLIMTAPSVIYQVNMTDGDVLDVSNPSEFPDPTKIDSIEEPYVKAQIMVPQEFVGAVMELAQRKRGDFVTMDYIDDNRVNVIYQIPLAEIVFDFFDKLKSSTRGYASFDYEISEYRKSNLVKMDILLNGDKVDALSFIVHKEFAYERGKLIVDKLKKIIPRQQFEVPIQAAIGHKIVARTDIKALRKNVLAKCYGGDVSRKRKLLEKQKAGKKRMKAIGSVEVPQEAFLSVLSMDEE from the coding sequence ATGAACGTAGAAGAATTAAAACAGCGTCAGGAGAAGATTCGCAACTTCTCGATTATTGCCCATATTGACCACGGGAAGTCCACCTTGGCAGACCGGATTTTGGAAAAGACAGAGACGGTGTCAAGTCGTGAAATGCAGGCTCAGTTGCTAGACAGCATGGACTTGGAGCGCGAGCGTGGGATTACCATTAAGCTCAACGCTATTGAATTGAACTATACGGCAAAAGATGGAGAAACCTATATTTTCCACCTGATTGACACGCCGGGGCACGTCGATTTTACCTATGAGGTATCACGGTCGCTTGCAGCCTGTGAAGGGGCGATTTTGGTTGTAGATGCTGCGCAGGGAATCGAAGCGCAGACCCTTGCCAATGTCTACCTTGCCCTCGATAATGATTTGGAAATCCTGCCGATTATCAATAAGATTGACCTGCCAGCAGCAGATCCAGAGCGGGTGCGTCAAGAAATCGAAGATGTGATTGGACTGGATGCTAGTGAAGCGGTGCCAACTTCTGCTAAGGCTGGAATCGGGATTGAAGAGATTTTAGAGCAAATCGTTGAAAAAGTTCCTGCCCCAGCAGGAGATGTGACAGCGCCGCTCAAGGCCTTGATTTTTGATTCGGTCTATGATTCCTATCGAGGGGTTATCTTGCAGGTGCGTGTCATGGATGGTATTGTGAGACCTGGCGATACGATTCAGATGATGAGTAATGGTAAGACATTTGACGTAACAGAAGTGGGAATTTTCACTCCGAAAGCTGTTGGTCGTGACTACCTAGCAACAGGTGACGTTGGCTACATTGCAGCCTCTATCAAGACCGTCCAAGATACCCGTGTCGGAGATACTGTAACCCTTGCGAATAACCCAGCAGATGCACCTCTATCTGGCTATAAACAAATGAATCCGATGGTCTTTGCAGGTCTTTATCCAATCGAGTCAAATAAGTACAACGACCTGCGTGAAGCTCTTGAAAAACTCCAGCTCAATGATGCCAGTCTTCAATTTGAGCCAGAAACCTCTCAGGCACTCGGTTTTGGTTTCCGTTGTGGATTTTTGGGACTCTTACACATGGATGTTATCCAAGAGCGTTTGGAGCGAGAGTTTAACATTGATCTGATCATGACAGCGCCTAGCGTTATCTATCAGGTCAATATGACAGACGGTGATGTCCTTGATGTGTCTAACCCATCTGAATTCCCCGACCCAACCAAGATTGATTCGATTGAAGAGCCTTATGTTAAGGCGCAAATAATGGTGCCGCAGGAGTTTGTTGGAGCCGTGATGGAATTGGCGCAACGCAAGCGTGGGGATTTTGTGACCATGGATTATATTGATGACAATCGCGTCAATGTCATTTATCAAATTCCGCTTGCCGAAATTGTCTTTGATTTCTTTGATAAGCTCAAATCCTCTACTCGTGGCTATGCTAGCTTTGACTATGAAATTTCTGAATACCGCAAGTCAAATCTTGTTAAGATGGATATTCTCTTGAATGGCGACAAGGTTGATGCTCTCAGCTTTATCGTTCATAAGGAATTCGCCTATGAACGTGGAAAATTGATTGTCGATAAACTGAAGAAAATTATCCCTCGTCAGCAATTTGAAGTGCCGATTCAAGCAGCAATTGGGCATAAGATTGTGGCGCGGACAGACATCAAAGCCCTTCGTAAAAACGTTCTAGCCAAATGTTACGGAGGAGACGTCTCACGGAAACGCAAACTCCTTGAAAAACAAAAAGCTGGTAAAAAACGCATGAAAGCAATCGGAAGCGTCGAAGTCCCACAAGAAGCTTTCCTTAGCGTCTTGAGCATGGACGAGGAATAG